A genome region from Halarsenatibacter silvermanii includes the following:
- a CDS encoding GntR family transcriptional regulator: protein MKYKNLTEKVYQILKKDIVNMNIQPGTKIQLDKIAEELEVSKTPVREAVNMLSMDGLVEVKPQSGTYVIELNQKDIKHIYQVRKALEKLAIELSFSKINDENIKALESINNKCLKLYEEEKYEEFVSEDERFHNTIFEITQNKYLITSYNAIRDKLFYLKMAGLVIPKSILESIKAHQKIIKTFKEKDLEKAKHEMKSHVEKVKKHSLKVHNIYNNKRGEKK from the coding sequence ATGAAATATAAAAACCTTACTGAAAAAGTTTATCAAATTTTAAAAAAAGATATTGTAAATATGAATATTCAACCTGGAACAAAAATACAATTAGATAAAATTGCTGAGGAATTAGAAGTCAGTAAAACTCCCGTTAGAGAAGCTGTAAATATGTTATCTATGGATGGCCTGGTAGAAGTTAAACCACAAAGTGGAACTTATGTTATAGAACTTAACCAAAAGGATATAAAGCATATTTATCAAGTCCGAAAAGCTTTAGAAAAATTAGCTATTGAACTTTCATTCTCAAAAATTAATGATGAAAATATTAAAGCTTTAGAGTCTATAAATAATAAGTGTTTAAAATTATATGAAGAAGAAAAGTATGAAGAATTTGTATCTGAAGATGAGCGTTTTCATAATACAATCTTTGAGATTACGCAGAATAAATATCTAATCACTTCTTATAATGCGATACGAGATAAGCTTTTCTACCTCAAAATGGCAGGTTTGGTTATTCCAAAATCAATTTTAGAATCAATCAAAGCTCACCAAAAAATTATAAAAACATTTAAAGAAAAAGATTTAGAAAAAGCAAAACACGAAATGAAATCTCATGTTGAAAAAGTAAAGAAACATTCTTTAAAGGTCCATAATATATATAATAACAAAAGAGGTGAAAAAAAATGA